The Budorcas taxicolor isolate Tak-1 chromosome 2, Takin1.1, whole genome shotgun sequence genome window below encodes:
- the MYL10 gene encoding myosin regulatory light chain 10, with amino-acid sequence MFDQSQIQEFKEAFTIMDQNRDGFIDKEDLRDTFAALGRINVKNEELEAMVKEAPGPINFTVFLTMFGEKLKGTDPEETILHAFKVFDTEGKGFVKADFIKEKLMTQADRFSEEEVKQMFAAFPPDVCGNLDYRNLCYVITHGEEKD; translated from the exons ATGTTCGATCAGTCCCAGATCCAGGAGTTTAAAGAG GCCTTCACCATCATGGATCAGAACCGGGACGGCTTCATTGACAAGGAGGACCTGAGGGACACCTTTGCTGCCCTGG gccgcATCAATGTAAAGAATGAGGAGCTGGAGGCCATGGTGAAGGAGGCCCCTGGGCCCATCAACTTCACCGTCTTCCTGACCATGTTTGGGGAGAAGCTGAAGG GTACGGACCCCGAGGAGACTATTCTCCACGCCTTCAAGGTGTTCGACACTGAAGGGAAAGGTTTCGTCAAGGCTGACTT CATCAAAGAGAAGCTCATGACTCAGGCAGACCGGTTCAGTGAGGAGGAG GTCAAGCAGATGTTTGCCGCTTTCCCACCAGATGTGTGTGGCAATCTGGACTACAGGAACCTGTGTTACGTCATCACGCATGGCGAAGAGAAGGACTAG